The genomic interval CTATGCAAGCACCGTAATGGTCCATGGGGACGGACAATTCCTCGATGGCATAGTGGATGGTGCGCAGCTCGATGCCGCGCAGCTTGGCCATCTCGCTCATCTTCCACTCCAGGACTTCCTTGAGGGCTTTCTTCGTGCCGTGCATATGTCCTTCCGCGACGTATCCTCCTTTGCCGTCCTTGCAGAAGGCGTAGGCGATGCCGGCGGAGATCATCTCACCTTCGCCCCCTCGCATCTGGGCCAGTACACAGAAGGTGACCGTGCCCATGGGCATTTCCCGGGCCGGTACCTGCTTGGCACCGATGGGCAGCACGGATGAAACCGAGACCAGGTTCTGCTCTCCGATCCTTGCGCACTTCAAAGCCTCATCGAACGCGTTGAGGTCAGAGATCTTGCTCACGGCGCAACCAGAAGTGATGAAGAACTTCTTGGGGACTAGGTTCATAGTGGCCAAGTAAATCCATTGCGAAATTTAAGTCTATCCCTAGGGTGGACTATTTTTCGCCGTCCGACCGGAAGATGCGCATCTCCCGTTCTAGCATCTTGACCTCGTGTGTGTTCAACGCCTGGGGACTGAGGGGCAATAGCAGCACCGCATCCTTAACGGCCACATTCTCGTTCAGTAGCTGCAGGAATTTGAGCACCTTGATGAACGTGTTCTGGCTGACGAGGTACTCCAGTCCGGAGATCAGGACCACACCCCCCTCCGCCTCATCGAGGAAGCTCTTCACCTCCGAGTAGATGAGCGGGACGTTCGTCGGCTCCCGGGCGTACTTGATGTCGCGTTCGTAGGACAGCCAGATGTAGGGGGGGCCGAGGTCGAAGCGCTTCTTGAGCTTCTCTGGATATTCGCGCACGATGCTCATTCCCGTGGCTCCGTGAGAGACCAGGTCCACAAAGACATCGAAGCCGGCGTAGGGGTCCTCGGACTCGATCAGATAGGAATACCCTCGCTCCAGTTCGAACTTCGAAGGGGTTCGCACAGGCTTCTCGGCCGCTTGCGTCCCCTCCTCCACCGGAAGCAGGACATGCACACATCTCTCCTTTCCTTGGGCGATGCATTCGCTCTCGGTGGAAGAGAATCTTCTCCTGAGCAGCGTGGATACCACTCCGGACAGATAGCCGCGGGTGAAATCGCACTTCCTTCCCTTCGTCGCCTCTATCGATTCCTCGAAGGCGATCCTGATCTCGTCCTCCGAGGCGCTCTCCACCCTCATCCTGCTCAACCCGGTCTCCGACCATATTTGGGGGAGCATGTCCTTGAGCTCATCCGTGGACCTCGTCTCCACGCCCAAGGCCTTGATCAGCCCCACTCCCGCCCGGTAGCCATAGCGGGCCAGGGTCTGGGCGGCCTCCTTGTCCTCGATGAGCTCCAGTTCCTCCCTCAGGTCCAGCAACGCTGACCCGGGCATGACGAAGAACGGGTTGTACGTCGGCACCTCAGGCACCTCCCATGAGCTTCCTTCCCAATCTATCGAAAGTCTCCTGCACGCCCTCGCCCGTCAAAGCGCTGGTGCGGACCAGGTCCGCTCCCAGTTCCTGTGCCAGAGAACCCAGTTCATCCTCGGTCAGTCTGGCCTCCAGGTCGGCCTTGTTGCCGGCCAAGACCAGTCGGGCGTCCTTCTCCACTTTGAGGAAATCGTCCCTCCATCCCTTTAGATGCTCCATCGTCTCTGGTCGGGTCATGTCCCCCACCAGCAGGGCGCCGTTCGCTCCTTTGTAGTAGGCGGCGTGCAGCGAGTCATCTCCCTTCTGGCCGAGCACGTCCCAGATCATCAGGGTCAGTTCGACGTCCTCGAAAACCAGCACCTTCTTCGACACCTTGGTGCCGAAGGAGACGATGTATTTGTCGTTGAAGACGTCCTCCACGAACCTATGCACCAGGCTGGTCTTTCCCACTCCGCCGTCCCCGAGCAGGCAGACCTTCCTGATGTAACGCTTCCGCTCCATGCTGGTTCGAAGTATCC from Methanomassiliicoccales archaeon carries:
- a CDS encoding DUF835 domain-containing protein is translated as MPTYNPFFVMPGSALLDLREELELIEDKEAAQTLARYGYRAGVGLIKALGVETRSTDELKDMLPQIWSETGLSRMRVESASEDEIRIAFEESIEATKGRKCDFTRGYLSGVVSTLLRRRFSSTESECIAQGKERCVHVLLPVEEGTQAAEKPVRTPSKFELERGYSYLIESEDPYAGFDVFVDLVSHGATGMSIVREYPEKLKKRFDLGPPYIWLSYERDIKYAREPTNVPLIYSEVKSFLDEAEGGVVLISGLEYLVSQNTFIKVLKFLQLLNENVAVKDAVLLLPLSPQALNTHEVKMLEREMRIFRSDGEK
- a CDS encoding GTP-binding protein, yielding MERKRYIRKVCLLGDGGVGKTSLVHRFVEDVFNDKYIVSFGTKVSKKVLVFEDVELTLMIWDVLGQKGDDSLHAAYYKGANGALLVGDMTRPETMEHLKGWRDDFLKVEKDARLVLAGNKADLEARLTEDELGSLAQELGADLVRTSALTGEGVQETFDRLGRKLMGGA
- a CDS encoding pyruvoyl-dependent arginine decarboxylase, which codes for MNLVPKKFFITSGCAVSKISDLNAFDEALKCARIGEQNLVSVSSVLPIGAKQVPAREMPMGTVTFCVLAQMRGGEGEMISAGIAYAFCKDGKGGYVAEGHMHGTKKALKEVLEWKMSEMAKLRGIELRTIHYAIEELSVPMDHYGACIGACVFVEY